The Coffea arabica cultivar ET-39 chromosome 2c, Coffea Arabica ET-39 HiFi, whole genome shotgun sequence genome includes the window TTTATGCACGCCAAATATGTTAGAGGTGAGCACCCGCTCCAAGTGCAAGTAGCCAGACCTTCGCCCACATAGAGGCGGTTGGAGGGAATTAAACGGGTAGCAGAGAGTCACATTAGGTGTTTGTAGATTTGTGGTATGATCGCTGGCTTTTTGAAGTCCCTCTGGTCGACCTCCTCTCCATTAATGACCCATCACACATGCTGCTCGCAGAGTTCTTTGATGACAAAGGTTGTAATGTAGCGAAGCTAGAGCAATGGGTGCCTGCTCAGCTGGTTAATCAAATCTAGAGTATTCAATTATTCCCCGAACAGCAGGATCGAATGGTTTGGGTGGGCTCGCTCTCGGGAGAGTTCTCAACCAAGGCTACTTGGGAGAGTATTCGGTACAAACGCAACATCTCGCTGCTGGACGAGTTCCTTTGGAACAGCCTCGTGCCACTGAAGTTATCATTCTTCGCATGGAAGGTTTTACGTAGCTTGGTCCCCTTGGAGACGGTTCTGAAACGACGTGGAGTTCCCTTGGCTTCATGTTGCCTGTGTTGTCAGTTGGAAGAAGAGTTAGTAGTTCATCTCTTTGTGACAAGCCCTGTAGCAAGGGAGGTTTGGAGCTCCTTTTGTCAGAGGTTTGGAATTATTGATCCTCGCTCCACGTCGGTATCTGCGATGGTCTTGACATGGCTTAGCTCGACTTCGGTGATATCTCGTGATCATATCATGACCGTCGTCCCTTTAGTAATACTATGGTTCCTATGGAAGGCTAGGAACAAGGCGCTCTTCGAGGGTGAGATCTTTGAGGCTCATAGGGTTGTGTCTTTGGTCGATGGATTCGTGAAGCAACTGGGGGCGGCAAAAAAACTTTTGGCATGTTATTTTCGGGGAGACATAAGAGACCCACGGGTCGGACTGAGCACCCGGCCAGTAAAACGGAAAACTGCACAGGCGGTGTCTTGGAAACGCCCTCCGATGCACCATGTCAAGTTGAATATGGATGCTAGTGTCTCTCACAAGCGCGCCTATAG containing:
- the LOC113724248 gene encoding uncharacterized protein; amino-acid sequence: MVWVGSLSGEFSTKATWESIRYKRNISLLDEFLWNSLVPLKLSFFAWKVLRSLVPLETVLKRRGVPLASCCLCCQLEEELVVHLFVTSPVAREVWSSFCQRFGIIDPRSTSVSAMVLTWLSSTSVISRDHIMTVVPLVILWFLWKARNKALFEGEIFEAHRVVSLVDGFVKQLGAAKKLLACYFRGDIRDPRVGLSTRPVKRKTAQAVSWKRPPMHHVKLNMDASVSHKRAYRGGLLRDSDGRLIFAYYKEFGELDVLMAESSSLLHGLQLCRDLARGPLLVEIDFKSLVGSDVSIASVQYVVSDPGIAFLTFNNGIPRL